AAAGGATAAAATACCTTATTGGCAAATATATGAAATAGATTGCCAAGAAGACTGGACAGTATTAGATGCCCTTGAAGCTATTAGAGCTTTTGACCCTACTTTAACTTATCGACGTGTTTGTAGACATGGTGTCTGTGGTTCATGTGCAATGAACATAAATGGTTTTAATTCTTTAGCCTGTGAAACAAGGATAGCTAGTTTACCAAAAAATATTAAAATTAGACCATTGCCTGGTTTTCCTATTATAAGAGATTTGGTTGTTGATTTAGAAAGACTTTATCAAAATTACACTGTTATTAAGCCATATCTTATTGCTTCTTCACCACCAGAAAAAGAATATATTCAATCTTTAGAAGAGCGTCATTTATTAGATGGCTTTTATGAATGTCTTTTATGTGGTGCATGTACATCTGCTTGTCCTACATTTTGGGTCAATCAGAATTTTTTAGGTCCAGGGATATTTTTGCAAGCCTGCCGTTTTATACTAGATAGCCGTGATAAAGGGTTTAATTTACGGAAAGAAATATTGAGAAAGTCTGATATATGGCGATGTCATGGTATTCTCAATTGTGTAGAGGCTTGTCCTAAAGGTCTTAATCCTTTTCAAGCAATTATGCATTTAAGAAAAATTTTATTATTTGGAGGAAAACGATGAAAGAAAAATTTCCTATTATTCCTAATAATCGGGCTGATGACATTCATAATTTAGAACATCTTCATGAAGCGGATTTAATTCTTTATATGGCAGGTAATCAATTTATGGTTATGGAAGAGTTACTTAAAGCTTTTAAAGAGATGCATCCACACATAAAACATATTTTTTATGAAACACTGCCTCCTGGATTAGAACTAAAACAAATTTTAGCTGGAGGTGCTGTTTTTCAAGATAAAATTTTACCTGGTATTCCAGATGTTTATGCTGCTGTTAATGAAAAAGCAATGCATAAATTAGAAGAGGCAGGATTAATTGAAAAAGATAATTATTTTGTTTATTTACATAACCGTATTGTACTTATGGTAAAAGAAGGGAATCCTTTAAAAATAAATTCTGTGCTAGATTTGGCAAGAGATGAAGTAAGAATCTCACAACCAAATCCAGAATTAGAGGATATTGGTATTCACATTCTTAATATGTATCGTGATGCTGGAGGTGAAACATTAGTATATAGAATTATGGAAGAAAAAAGAGCAGAAGGTACTACAATTTTTACTGTTGTTCATCATCGTGAGACTCCTTTGCGTTTAAAAAAATGCACAGTAGATGTTGGGCCTGTTTGGGCAACAGAAGTTTTAACAGCAAAAAAATTTGGTTTAAAAGTAGAAATGATAGAGCCAGGTGAAAATTTGGATCAACGTCATAAAGTTAACTATTTTATTGGTCGATTAAAACAATCTCCACATCCTGAAAATGCAGAGAAATTTTTAGAATTTATTAAAACAAAAACAGCTCAAGCTATTTATGAAAAATATGGATTTATTCCACATTGGTAGGCTTAGTTG
This genomic window from Candidatus Desulfofervidus auxilii contains:
- a CDS encoding succinate dehydrogenase iron-sulfur subunit, which codes for MQKKFIIQRFCPEKDKIPYWQIYEIDCQEDWTVLDALEAIRAFDPTLTYRRVCRHGVCGSCAMNINGFNSLACETRIASLPKNIKIRPLPGFPIIRDLVVDLERLYQNYTVIKPYLIASSPPEKEYIQSLEERHLLDGFYECLLCGACTSACPTFWVNQNFLGPGIFLQACRFILDSRDKGFNLRKEILRKSDIWRCHGILNCVEACPKGLNPFQAIMHLRKILLFGGKR
- a CDS encoding substrate-binding domain-containing protein, whose product is MKEKFPIIPNNRADDIHNLEHLHEADLILYMAGNQFMVMEELLKAFKEMHPHIKHIFYETLPPGLELKQILAGGAVFQDKILPGIPDVYAAVNEKAMHKLEEAGLIEKDNYFVYLHNRIVLMVKEGNPLKINSVLDLARDEVRISQPNPELEDIGIHILNMYRDAGGETLVYRIMEEKRAEGTTIFTVVHHRETPLRLKKCTVDVGPVWATEVLTAKKFGLKVEMIEPGENLDQRHKVNYFIGRLKQSPHPENAEKFLEFIKTKTAQAIYEKYGFIPHW